TCAGATCAACGTTCAGGGCGCCATCGAAACGCAAGGAGGCGGTAATGGAGGACACGATCTGGCTGATCAGCCTGTTCAGGTTGGTGTAGGTGGGGCGTTCAATATCGAGGTTTCTGCGGCAGATATCATAGATGGCCTCGTTGTCCACCATGAAGGCGCAGTCAGAGTGCTCCAGGGTGGTGTGGGTGGTCAGGATGGAGTTGTAGGGCTCCACCACCGCGGTGGACACTTGCGGAGCCGGGTAGATGGAGAACTCCAGTTTGGACTTCTTGCCGTAATCCACAGAGAGACGCTCCATCAGGAGGGAGGTGAAACCAGAACCGGTTCCACCCCCGAAGCTGTGGAAAACCAGGAAGCCTTGCAGGCCTGTGCACTGGTCAGCCTGGAGTAACAGAAACGTAATGTGAGCCTGCTGTATAAGGTATAATATATTGTAACTGTAGTCATACTCTTTGGTTTGTGTTCAGACCCCTTGAGTTCCAGTTCCAAGTTGTTTAGGGAATGTTTCTAAGCTTCAAAGTCTTTATCTTAGCAAAATACCTAGAGGTCAGCCAGACTGGAGGGAGAATATCAATTTTCCAATCTTACCACAAATTCTTGTTTGGATTTTGGTCTCCACTTTGAATGGAGTTTGATGTAGCCAATATAGAGGTGCACAAAACTgacattgtgattttttttccaaccctGCGATATATGTTTAGTGCCCAGTGTTAACATCTGGTGCTGTGAGACTCTGGCTGTATGTGACATTAGTTTGAAAATACAGGTTGATGGTATTTGGAAGATATTAGCCAAAAATGATTGGGCTCCAGTCTTTACAATGAGAATATTGCACACACTGCAATTGCAATAGATTTGTTATATATTGTGCAGCACTAAACGCATTCTATACAACAGGGGACTGCCACCAACTAAGTCATTTATAAGGATTTGGGATTCAAGGCCAAAATGTTCAGCTTTGGTCTCTCTGGCCAAAGTATTTTCCCACCTAAGCTGTGGAATCTCTGCAGCTTAGGTGGTTGcctctctgattaatgctctccttgtcAGTTTTGCACTGGGTTTATTTTTGGTGAATCAAACTAAAAGGGTATGAACACAAATggatgccacacttttcaaatttttatttgctaaaaattctttgaaaacaataaattatttcccCATCTACTTCGCACTTAGGTGCTacattaaattcaaacaaatagcTTTATTAAATTAGGGAAATTCAAGGATTACTTTGTGAAGAGcctgttttgtaaaattgacCCACCAGTTTGCGGATCCTGTCCAGAACCAGATCGATGATCTCTTTTCCGATGGTGTAGTGTCCACGGGCGTAGTTATTGGCAGCATCTTCCTTCCCAGTTATCAGCTGCTCAGGATGGAACAGCTGGCGGTACGTCCCAGTGCGGACTTCATCTAAGGAGATAAATGCAATAAGATAAATTCTTCAGTTTAATCAGTAAGTAATGAGAAATTAATACTAATATTTGTGGAATTTACCAATGACGGTGGGTTCCAGGTCCACAAAGACGGCTCTTGGGACATGTTTTCCAGCTCCAGTCTCACTAAAGAAGGTGTTGAAAGAATCATCTCCACCGCCGATGGCTTTATCGCTGGGCATCTGTCCATCAGGCTGGATCCCATGTTCCAGGCAGTACAGCTCCCAGCAGGCATTGCCAATCTGGACACCAGCCTGACCAACATGGATGGAGATACACTCGCGCtggaaagacaaaacaaaaaattttaattttcaccaAAGGAAACCATTTTTTCAGAGAGGATCAGGTCAAAGGCCAAGAAtggtacatttttctttgtgaggccatatgcatatttttctctgcttacttcaatttttttttttttttttttacaaagacagCAATTCGTTCAAAAATTGCGAGTCtttgtcttttgctttaaataaagcAGTGTGCTTTGTGCTGCGACACCAAACTGCCAGTTGCTCAGAGGATTACTGTAGAGAGAGTGGATTATCTAGGTCAGACATGTTGCAGTGTGCTGCCTGGGAAGCTCTGCTCTGCTCAGCCTGTTTGCCATTGGATTCCtgctgaaatatattttatttatggtgaagaatatataaatatttcactcaGTTTGGTAAAACtgcttttgaattttaatggaTTGCATTATGTTAAGTGTTGGATTTATTTAGTGTACATTTACATAAGGATGCCTTACAGGCAGACAACCAGCCTGATAACCTGATAACTGGTTAATAAAGACATGGTGGTTAAAGAAAGGCACGAACGCTGATTTAGAGCAACCCTTatattagtgaaatatttccgacaaaactgaaatatagataataatacatttattataaGGATTTTACCTATTTAGACCGTCAGCAGGTCGAAAAATGTATCAAGACAAAGCGCAATACAGAAATGACCTAGTTTCCTTAGATTAGACCTTAAAAATAGCAGCTTTGCAAATAAAACGTTTGCAAAGACAATGAAAGGCATGCTTACCATGTTCTCTTGTCGATATTATGCAATGTATTGATACGGGTTCGGAGGAGAATGTGCGTCCGCGCTGCTCTGTGGATGAAAGCTGCTTCAGTGACGCATCGCACGCCTCCTCAGGGAGGATACAGAGGCGCGCGCACCATCCACCACCACCCACACGAACCTGACATCAACCTGTAAGGCTGCGCAGACAGAGAGATGCAGCTGATCCAGAGCAGCGTTATCTGGTGCAGAAAAATTTGGCATGAAAATAAATAGgctaataaatcagaaaatggtGGATGGGATAAAGATGAGGAGGTGCGCcattttattgggaatttagGGGGCATCCAGGGTATGGATTCTTTCAACACATTGCCCACATTGAGGTGTAGCGCCACCAGATGATATGTCAAGATATGTATCCCTATATCAGATTGTTTATATTgtcttcttcttatttttttaacgtCAGTCCAAAATGACTGAGCCCGTTTAGGAAACTGCTTGTGCCACCCTTcaagcatttaaattttttttttctcccacgcTTTTTTGCAGGATAGTTTCAGCCAAATTGGAAGGCTATTATGCACAAACAGTCAGTTTATTGCTCTTCATGCCTTCAAGTAATCATTTACTTGGATTTCAGAGTTTAACGAGGCCAcctcgtttttttttaaaaaccatgatTCTCTTGCTGCTTACATTTAGTAATAAAATGATTTCCGGCCACACTCCATCGGGCTTTTATAGTAGGATGCAGTATTTATGGACGCTGTACAtgtaggatgtttttttttttttttttaaattagcaccAACCTAGAAGTCACATACTGTAATGTACAGTATAGTTGAGCTCTGATCTGTTAGGTAAGGCTCCTCCCCCAGTGCGCCTCCCTTCTGACAAACATTAACTTTTGCTGCATTCAAGCTTCCAAGTGCGTTGTATTTTTAATGCTCACAAGCACAGGATTAATGATAAAACATTCTATCTGCCAGCTGCTGTGACATAcattgtgtttctttatttgGATGAATATTTCAATACCTAACATGTACACGGTCAGTTAAATATAACTGCATATAGTATAGATTCTTGTCACGCGGTTTGACGGATAAATGATTACGAGCTTATAAACGTAGCAGAGTAGGTTGCCCTTTCGCACTTATCTATGTCATATTTGGCTTAAACATCAGACATGTTTTGGAGAAACTTAAGTTTAACTCGAGCAGCAGCGACTTTCTTTTCCTTACCGTCCCGACAAGCTTTGGGTCACCGCAGCAGCCGAACCGGTGGGTGCTTAATTCCGAACCGAGAGAGCTCCGGGAGCAGGTATAATGTTCCGCCGAGCGCCGAGTTTGTTGCACGGGTGTCTGGGATCTCCACCATGGCCAAGTTACCTTATAGGGAGACGGCCGACGGGCTGGACGCGGCGTTCGTTGGTGTTCCGATTGATACTGGGACTTCGAACCGGCCAGGAGCAAGGTGCCAATTTTCCTCCTCTAAGTGGTCAAACTTAGAAAGAGTGTCATTAGTGATTTACTGTAGTTAAAAGGCAAATCCTTCCATGTAGCTGACTGCTATTGCGTAAGACGTCAgtcttaagtttttttgttgtttttttacttactgcagctttaaagagtatttaaatatatgaaaagggaaaaaaaa
This genomic window from Xiphophorus couchianus chromosome 24, X_couchianus-1.0, whole genome shotgun sequence contains:
- the LOC114140468 gene encoding tubulin alpha-1B chain; amino-acid sequence: MRECISIHVGQAGVQIGNACWELYCLEHGIQPDGQMPSDKAIGGGDDSFNTFFSETGAGKHVPRAVFVDLEPTVIDEVRTGTYRQLFHPEQLITGKEDAANNYARGHYTIGKEIIDLVLDRIRKLADQCTGLQGFLVFHSFGGGTGSGFTSLLMERLSVDYGKKSKLEFSIYPAPQVSTAVVEPYNSILTTHTTLEHSDCAFMVDNEAIYDICRRNLDIERPTYTNLNRLISQIVSSITASLRFDGALNVDLTEFQTNLVPYPRIHFPLATYAPVISAEKAYHEQLSVAEITNACFEPANQMVKCDPRHGKYMACCLLYRGDVVPKDVNAAIATIKTKRSIQFVDWCPTGFKVGINYQPPTVVPGGDLAKVQRAVCMLSNTTAIAEAWARLDHKFDLMYAKRAFVHWYVGEGMEEGEFSEAREDMAALEKDYEEVGVDSIEGEGEEEGEEY